From the genome of Brevinema andersonii, one region includes:
- a CDS encoding DUF2586 family protein, translated as MWANITEEIKDGILDLSSGDSPQALVVGYSNTSSSEIQPFSRQSDVKKLFGNGPLSDHLTILQEYMKENSVLAMRTEGDIKGKTTLISSSGSAEITYDGDPLYDMLITITKKEEGFSVQIKHKQEYTFISENLEEDFFGINVTVGEDSEIGDWWKLKTTRPKSSLKALEQAIDKALEIYDINFIVIAQDSSVEEVSFWGRKSDNLFEEHKPAIFLLETTFDQEEDFTSAINQKIIDFKDISSRFVSVVAQAAYISTNQGKIWGSVLPACLGTLINSSVSKSIGATRDYVVQGISFPRNWTNLQSKTLDEARFITLRSYSGLKGLFWSNGITMADRTSDYRFLETVRTVFKAIKLARTASLPYIHAPASIIGIQNLVSAIRHSLSQMSSAHPKELTSFSVNVPAGQNFVNNGVLTEISLYGVPIIRKIVLNFGYKYEE; from the coding sequence ATGTGGGCAAATATTACAGAAGAAATTAAAGATGGAATTTTAGACTTAAGCTCTGGAGATTCTCCACAAGCATTAGTTGTTGGATATAGTAATACCAGCAGTTCAGAGATTCAACCATTTTCTCGTCAATCAGATGTCAAAAAATTATTCGGTAACGGACCTTTAAGCGATCATTTAACTATTTTACAAGAATATATGAAAGAAAATTCTGTACTCGCTATGCGCACTGAAGGAGATATTAAAGGAAAAACTACTTTAATAAGCTCATCAGGATCAGCAGAAATAACATATGATGGCGATCCCTTATACGATATGCTGATAACTATCACAAAAAAAGAAGAGGGATTTTCAGTACAGATTAAACATAAACAAGAATATACATTTATTTCTGAAAATTTAGAAGAAGATTTTTTTGGTATTAATGTCACAGTAGGAGAAGATTCAGAAATTGGAGATTGGTGGAAATTAAAAACAACAAGACCAAAATCATCATTAAAAGCTTTAGAACAAGCAATTGACAAAGCATTAGAAATCTATGATATCAACTTTATTGTTATTGCTCAAGATAGCTCTGTAGAGGAGGTATCTTTCTGGGGACGAAAGTCCGATAATCTTTTTGAGGAACATAAACCAGCAATTTTTCTACTTGAAACGACGTTTGATCAAGAAGAAGATTTTACTTCTGCAATCAATCAAAAAATTATAGATTTTAAAGATATATCTTCTCGGTTTGTGAGTGTCGTTGCCCAAGCTGCCTATATTTCAACAAATCAAGGGAAAATATGGGGATCAGTACTACCAGCTTGTTTAGGTACATTAATTAACAGCAGTGTTAGTAAAAGTATCGGAGCAACACGTGATTATGTTGTTCAAGGTATATCATTTCCTCGAAATTGGACTAATTTACAAAGTAAAACTCTTGATGAAGCAAGATTTATCACCCTCAGAAGCTATTCTGGTCTAAAAGGATTATTTTGGTCAAACGGCATAACAATGGCTGATAGAACTAGTGATTACCGTTTCTTAGAAACAGTAAGAACCGTATTCAAAGCTATAAAACTTGCTCGTACAGCCAGCCTACCTTATATTCATGCACCTGCAAGTATTATAGGAATTCAAAATTTAGTGTCTGCCATACGACATAGTCTTTCTCAAATGTCTAGCGCTCATCCTAAAGAACTTACTAGTTTTAGTGTTAATGTGCCTGCAGGACAGAATTTCGTCAATAATGGAGTTCTTACAGAAATCAGTTTATATGGTGTACCTATAATCAGAAAAATAGTATTAAATTTCGGTTATAAGTATGAAGAATAG